The window TTGCACTTCTTTTGTTGTTACGCCGAATCATCTAATTTACACTACTAGCAATCACTTTGTCAAGTACGTGCACTTGACAGCAGATATAGAGGGTAAGTATACATGTCATAAAACTGAGTCATAGTATCTAACGTGGACGCAGATTTGGAAGTCCCTGGCGATGACCCCGAAAAGGATGAGCGTTGCCGCAGCGTAGAACGTGGCTCTCGTCTGGTCACAGCCATGCCAACCAATATGAGCATTGTGCTTCAGATGCCGCGAGGCAACCTGGAAACCATCTTCCCTAGAGCTATGGTTGTTGCTGGTATCAGAAGCTTAATCGACGAGAAGAATTATGCGCGTGCATTTTCATACTGCCGATCACAGCGAGTTGATATGAACATTCTGTACGATCACAAGCCCGAACAGTTCCTCTCAAGCGTTGGACTCTTCTTGGATCAGCTCAGCGAGGTCTCTTATATCGACCTTTTCCTCTCATCGCTtagggaagaagatgtcacGCAGACCATGTATCAAGACACCAAGCGATCCAAGTCTCACTTTCACAGCATCAGCGCGGCCCCAGAAACGCTTCCAGTTACAAAGCCCCAAGGTTCCAAGGTCAATGCAATTTGCGACGCAGTTCTTAAAGACCTACAGCCCCTCAAAGCAACCCATCTCCAAAACATCATCTCCGCTCATGTCTGCAAAGTGCCTCCTGCTATGGATGACGGATTGACTCTTGTCGCTGAGCTGATGCAGGAAGACGAGAAACTGGCCGAAAAGGCGGTAGAGCATATCTGCTTCCTTGTGGATGTCAACCGAGTGTATGAGAATGCATTGGGTCTATACAACCTTGATCTTGCTTTACTTGTTGCGCAGCAATCTCAGCGAGATCCAAGAGAATATCTCCCCTTTATCCAAAACCTGCATGTTCTTTCTGAGCTTCGCCGCAAGTTTGAGATTGACAATCACCTCGCACGCCGGCAGAAAGCGTTAGGCCATCTCCAGACTCTTGATGCCTTTGATGAATTGTGCAAGTACACTAGCAAGCACGACCTCTACCAAGACTCCCTCAAACTGTATAGATACGACCCGCCCCGCTTGCAGACACTTACCGAAATCTATGCCATTTTCCTGGAATCGAAATCTCAATATCGGGAAGCCGGTCTGGCATACGAATCGATCAAAAACTACGCCAAAGCCACCAACTGCTATCGCTCAGCCGGTGCCACATGCTGGCAGGAATGTCTCTTCACAGCCTATCAGCAAGATCCTCCTCTCTCTGCGGATAGCAAAGCAGAGCTTGCTACCGCTCTCGCAGACGCCCTCTGGGAAGCCAAAGACTTTTCATCCGCCGCGAATATCCACCTCGACTACCTCTCTTCGCTTGAGACCGCCGTCAAGTGCCTGTGCCGTGGTTATCACTTTGCCGAGGCCATTCGTCTCGTCATTCAGCACTCACGTCCCGAGCTTCTCGAGAGCGCCATTGACGTTGGGCTCGCCGAAGCACTCGGCCGGACGACTGAGTTCTTGGCCGATTGCAAGGCCCAACTTCGCGCCCAGGTCCCTCGTGTCGCCGAGCTGCGCCTAAAGGCCGCTGAAGACCCCCTGGCCTTTTACGAGGGTGAGCGTGCTGGCGGGCTGGATCTACCCGACGACGTCTCCGTAGCAGCAAGTTCGCGCGTCAGTACCTCTGCCAGTTTGTTCACCCGATACACCGGCAAGGCGGGCAGTGTGGGCACCGCCGGCACGGGCGTCAGCCGCGCCACGAGCAAGAACCGTCGtagggaagagaagaagcgcgccAGAGGGCGAAAGGGCACCGTATACGAAGAGGAATATCTGGTCAACAGTGTGCGACGACTGATTGAGCGCGTGGAGGCTGCGAAATCGGAAGTCGAGAGGCTGGTCTTTGCGCTCGTCAGGAGAGGCATGGCtgagcgagcgagagcggCGGAGGCACTGATGGCGGAAGTGACGGAGGCGTGTGAAGTTGCTGTGAGGGGAGGTATTTGCCGTTTCGGCGGCGCAGCAActtcagctgcagcaggaacaggagcagcagcagcaacaggctGATGAGGCGACGTGGAAGGCTTCGGGCGGAGAGGGCGTGCTCCAGGAGTTTATTCAAGAGCaggggaagaagctggagccgcCGGTTATCAcggggatgaagaagctggcattATTGGGGTGATTGGAGTTTTTATGTCGTACGCTTTCTATTGGCTTCATATGTTCAAATAGGGAAtgaatgttttttttttctgtggATTTGAGGAGTTGTGTATGTGTGAATGGCATTTCTATGTAATTCAACAGCTTGAAGTTACGAGGCCATATGCCAGGTTCTATCGTCTTACTGTTTAGGAATCATGCTCAACAAGAGTTCACTAGAATCTGGttcttttgtttattttattttgtttATTTGGATTTGCGCTAATCAATCTCTCGAACAAGTAATCAAAAAAACCATCTACCGCCAACTCGCGAAAAGAGATGTATACTGTTATACCCATCTTTTCGTATCAAAATTATTCCCAATCTctaaagaaagaaagaaaaagagagagcgagCTAATAATGATAATAACAGTAATAgtcaataaaaaaaaaagggagggaaCTCCacgcaagaaaaagaaatgtataaaaaaaaagcaggaTCCCTCATTCGCCTCCGCTATGAAATTCAATTCAACACAAAGCTTTAAATCTAAGAAAACGTCAATCTCAGTCCATTACCCATCAAGAGAGAATGAACTGCAttcaattttcttttcccctcgCTTTCCACACGTAGACGTAATGTAATATAATGTAATGCTTTCCATCAATCTCATATCAAACACAAAAAAGGGTAAGGATCAAAcaatcagaaaaaaaagaacagaaaaaaaaggggctGATGAGAAAAGACTGGCCCGATCGACAGCAACGAAGTATCAAGCAGTcaaaaatacatgtagttcCAAAAACAGGAAAAGAGGTCGTGATAATGACAGATGTCTTTGTCCAATCGTCAAACTCAATTTCCTCATATTCGGCATtgacaaaaaagaaaaggcgaaAAAGGTGGTTGGTGGCTTCAAAAAGAGGGATATGTCAGCGCCACTCTGTGGTTGACAGCAAGCTGTTCTGGATAGCAAGAGATCCAATCAAtgttctcttctcctctcctttcGTTTCTTCTATTCATCGGCAAAGCCTTGCAGTAGAACAAGGGCCGTTGCATTATTCGTTGGCCGCTGTCGGGCTTTCAGCTTTCTTTGGCGAACCAGGTTGGCTTCCGGCAGCAGTTTCATTAACTTGTTCTTCACCCCCTTCTTTACCTTCTTCACCCtcctgttcttcttcttcttcttcctcctcctcctcctcctcctcttcctcttcctcttcttcttcttcatcagcaacAAGACCATTCATACGCTCCCACACCTCACGTCGTATCTTCTCGTCCTTGGCCAACCGTGCTCGCTCAATTTCTTCGAAACCTCCGGATTTCTTCAGCTTGCCCTCGGCAACAAAGTTGTGAATCTCACGATGAAGTGGGTTATCCGTACGGCTCTTCAATTCTTTCTGTCGCAGCTTCTCAGCACGTTCAATCGCCTCCAGACGGTCTTGGTGGTTTGGCTGCAAAGCTCGCACTTCTCCTAGCATGTCTTCTTTCGCAGCACTCTGATTGACGCTATTGCCGAGGTTGACAACCTTGGAAAAGGTGCGCGCAGTACTGGCGCTGGGGCCAGTACCGGCATCCTTCATCTGTTCCTTGGTAGCTTGTTCAACGAGAGCAAACGTCTCTGAAGCCTTCTCCAAGTCGTCGCGCAGGTCAAtaagcagctcctccataATGCGCAACTCATCACGACCCTGGCAAACATCCTCAAGCTCCTTCTCCCAAATCTTGGTCCAGATCGGCTTCTCCTTGTTCATGTAGTCTTCCATTGCCTTTAGCTGTTTAGAAAGCGAAGTAACGTCTTTGGAAACGACCTCAAGCTGTCGAGGTAGTGGTCGGACGCCGCGGTGCACGACGTCCTTGCGCAAATCTTCCACCAAGTCTTGGAGGTCGTCAACCTTGGCAACCAGTCGATCCGAGTCGGCGTTGAGCTGTTTTCGTCCATTTGTAACGTAGGCATATCCGTTATCCCCATCCATACTGGGGATTgcggccttggcagccaCTGTTTTGACATTGGCCGCTTTGCTGCGAATAGTGGACATGGAAGCCTGAATCTCGGATTGGAAAGTGGAATAGGTCTGTCGGAGAACAGCAAGATCGCGCCGCAGGGTTTGGACTTCTCCAATCTGGCCGCTGCCGAGCTTCTTTCCGGCTCCCAGTAGAGTCAGCGTCTTTGGTTCATCGGCAGCTCGTACCGGGGCCTGCTGAGCTTGCTCCACAATCTGAGCCATCTCCTTGGCAGTTTCTTGTTGGCGATCCGACACCCGCTGGAGAGTGACGGCCTGGTCATCCACATTCTGCTTCACCTCTCGGACAATCTTGGTGAGTGCAAACATGCCCTCATCAATGTGCCGCTTGACTTCGTCCAGCGCCTCTACGTTGAGTACCAAAACAGTTCGATCCTTGATATCGCTTAGGTCTTCCAACTCATGACGAACGCCAGATACCGGGTCCTGGATGTAAATCTCGGGTAAATCGGCGCCATTTTGCTGCGTGTTCCAAGAGAACTTATCTATAAAAGCCAGCTGCAAGCGCCCAATGGACAGTTCATCGCGACCTTCGGGTAGAACAATCTTCTTA is drawn from Trichoderma atroviride chromosome 7, complete sequence and contains these coding sequences:
- a CDS encoding uncharacterized protein (BUSCO:EOG092D04CD) codes for the protein MRNLRNLRFGRWRHPDLTAACWDPETDEVVCSIGPTVQNQTIELVRLSDKDSITRRTIARWDAPSPTPDLLVDRIVNLQYLSGSATTCVVLEGGDIITVREEPGGPFDVHIEIMGSIDAGIAAARWSPDGELLTVVTKADTVVFMGSTYDPVAEVTMTEEDLKASKHVSVGWGKKETQFEGRGAKALRDPTIPLKVDQGLPSSNEDAFASISWRGDGAFVAVNSVQNGSRRAIRVYSREGELDSVSEPVDGFEGALSWRPSGNLIAGVQRLADRVDVVFFERNGLRHGQFTLRSPNGSPLDASDTKIRLEWNSDSTVLAVILSDTIQLWTTGNYHWYLKQEIAMDPGFACLAWHSEKALRFAAVSTESMILAEQIFHTSRGSCRLPYDNGVVAVIDGETVKITPFRTANVPPPMSLFEVKAESSVVDVAFGRQNSSFAILHQKGVDLYELPLKNGRSIKPVEVLKLPFDTPNMPEHHIPLRICWVADNSLRCMSYQDDLGHLQLVVSTGEGNAAEISMLDSNLVLGATATREDDSTVESYGQDQSGRLYRLSNSGVEILPFQFTTQLPWFEVSKHEDIEMAFGLSRAGHIFANSRLLAKNCTSFVVTPNHLIYTTSNHFVKYVHLTADIEDLEVPGDDPEKDERCRSVERGSRLVTAMPTNMSIVLQMPRGNLETIFPRAMVVAGIRSLIDEKNYARAFSYCRSQRVDMNILYDHKPEQFLSSVGLFLDQLSEVSYIDLFLSSLREEDVTQTMYQDTKRSKSHFHSISAAPETLPVTKPQGSKVNAICDAVLKDLQPLKATHLQNIISAHVCKVPPAMDDGLTLVAELMQEDEKLAEKAVEHICFLVDVNRVYENALGLYNLDLALLVAQQSQRDPREYLPFIQNLHVLSELRRKFEIDNHLARRQKALGHLQTLDAFDELCKYTSKHDLYQDSLKLYRYDPPRLQTLTEIYAIFLESKSQYREAGLAYESIKNYAKATNCYRSAGATCWQECLFTAYQQDPPLSADSKAELATALADALWEAKDFSSAANIHLDYLSSLETAVKCLCRGYHFAEAIRLVIQHSRPELLESAIDVGLAEALGRTTEFLADCKAQLRAQVPRVAELRLKAAEDPLAFYEGERAGGLDLPDDVSVAASSRVSTSASLFTRYTGKAGSVGTAGTGVSRATSKNRRREEKKRARGRKGTVYEEEYLVNSVRRLIERVEAAKSEVERLVFALVRRGMAERARAAEALMAEVTEACEVAVRGGICRFGGAATSAAAGTGAAAATG
- a CDS encoding uncharacterized protein (EggNog:ENOG41~BUSCO:EOG092D1AZP), giving the protein MVESPQSEAKKEQKIKQNDTPTAAPLPAESKPSENYFQVSPPPTPTKDLTLFLQYKSKVKKIVLPEGRDELSIGRLQLAFIDKFSWNTQQNGADLPEIYIQDPVSGVRHELEDLSDIKDRTVLVLNVEALDEVKRHIDEGMFALTKIVREVKQNVDDQAVTLQRVSDRQQETAKEMAQIVEQAQQAPVRAADEPKTLTLLGAGKKLGSGQIGEVQTLRRDLAVLRQTYSTFQSEIQASMSTIRSKAANVKTVAAKAAIPSMDGDNGYAYVTNGRKQLNADSDRLVAKVDDLQDLVEDLRKDVVHRGVRPLPRQLEVVSKDVTSLSKQLKAMEDYMNKEKPIWTKIWEKELEDVCQGRDELRIMEELLIDLRDDLEKASETFALVEQATKEQMKDAGTGPSASTARTFSKVVNLGNSVNQSAAKEDMLGEVRALQPNHQDRLEAIERAEKLRQKELKSRTDNPLHREIHNFVAEGKLKKSGGFEEIERARLAKDEKIRREVWERMNGLVADEEEEEEEEEEEEEEEEEEEEEQEGEEGKEGGEEQVNETAAGSQPGSPKKAESPTAANE